TCCTTTTTGTCCGCATGAAATGCCCCTGCTCCGATTGCAAAAGATACATCAACAAGCGGAAGAATGATCGTATCTCCGATGTGGATTGCATCTCCTACAACGGTTTTGGATGATACCACACCGTTCATCCCTTTAAACAATGCATCTACTGTCTCTTTAAACTGATTATCTACTGCCATTTTTCGATTCCTCCTGTTATTTTCTATCGAATGCTTTACCATTTAAACTCCCTGATATCATGGTAAGTGCTGCGGATATTCTTATCCAGCAGCATCTTTGCTGCAAATACTGCCATATGAACTGTTCTTAGTCTTCCTTTTACATAAACGGAACCTTCCAGTACCCGCTTTTCAAAATCCGGTTCCAGATCCATATTTTCTCCAACAAACGCGTAAAGCATTCCGCAAAGCGCAAGTACCTGTCCGGTATGATAAGGATCTTCAAAACCGAAATGCAGTTTTACGCGAAGCTTTTTCGGCTTTAGAAAACGTTTCACCCATACCAGCTCTTTTTTGCCATGCGTAAAAGCTGCCTTATGGTTTTCTTTTTCCAGAAACTCCAGAATTTTGTCTTTTTTATTTGCGATATTTTTTATTTTATCACATAAATTCTTCCATGTACATTTGATCTTTTCCAGAAAATTCCGGAGTTTCTGACTGATCCTCCGGATCATTTTTCCAAATGCTTTGACTGGTTTCTTTCGCTTTCGTGGAGTTTTGTGAGCCTTTCCAGGTTCTCTCTCGTCATGAACATCCTTTTTTTCTCTGGATTCACTTTCCTTTTCCAGTGTAGCATTCTCTTCTTTTTTTTCTGAAAATGTTTTCACCTTCGTGTCAGGATTTCCCTGTGTTTCTGTTTTGGACTTCTCATCTTTCACGTCCGCATGCTCTGGCTTTGCATACGTTCCGCTTTCGGCTTTCTTTTCCGGCAGCGTCTGCGGCTTCTTTACATCTACCGCATCATTTCTTTCCGCCGTTCTCTCACTGGCATTCTCCGCACCGGCTTTTTTTCCGCCATCCGGCTTTTTCTCCTTCTTTCTCACCGGTTTATCTTCCGCTTCCAGAACATCTCCCAACTTCTTCCAGGCAATCCGCCCCTGCCATTTCACATCGCCGTTCCGATACTCCACTCTTCCTGCAATCAGATGAAGCAGCCATGAAATCTTAAGATTCCCCTCCGCATCTTCCAGCTTTCCCGGAAACCCGGCACACAGTTCATACCTCAGCGGTACAAAGAGAAGGACACCGATCACAAGTAGCAGGATTCCAAGAATCACCAGAAGAATTATCCCGATAATCTTCAAAATCAATCCAATGATATGTAGAATCATTCTTCTTTCCTCTCCTGCTTTCTGATGTAAGACCGGATATCCAGATCTCCTGTCTCTTCATAAACTTCCTTTGCGATCTCTTCTACCAGATACAGCGCATCATCATATCCGCTTGCAAGACCAACTGCGAAAATACCATCATCGATCACACTTCCCTGGCGGAACATCAACGTCGAATAAAATTCCAGCTGGTTTTCCCCTTCTTCGATCAGTGCGATCACATAAGTATTCAACGGATACTTTTTTTTATTCAGTTTTGCAATCACTTTTTCTTTCTTTTTTGTCATACTCTCGCTGACATAAAGATTTTTGTAAAACCTCATGTGCGCTGTCTCCCCGACCTTTAATTATTATAATAAGAATCAAGCACCTGCTTTGCTACACTGACACCAGTAATGGTCGCCGTATCTGCATCCTCGACACAGACGCTGATTGCCAGCTCCGGATTATCCACATTGGAAAATCCGACAAACCAGGAATGTACTGTATTTCCATCTTCACTGACCTCGGCAGTTCCGGTTTTCCCTGCCACCGTATAAGACGCACCCGAAAGCGCAGCTCCGGTACCATAATCCACAACCGCCTTCATGTATTCCGTAAGCTGTGCAGCTTCAGATGATGTCATCAGCTCTTTGTAGCTTTCCGGCATATATTTCTTCACCGTTGTGCCTGCATAATTTGTAATCTTGTCCACCAGATACGGCTTCATCAGCTTTCCACCATTTGCGATCGCCGAAACGATCATCGCCATATGGTACGGACTGACCTGTGTCTCTCCCTGACCAATTGCAGTCATCATCGTATCTGCATCTCCTGCATCTGTTTTCAGGCGGAAACTGCTTTCATTATATTTCACATCACCCGGAAGCTTGCTGTTAAACAGCATCTGTTTGGCAGTCTTTCTCCATTCTGCCTTATCCAGCTGCAACCCGATATTTGAAAACGAAGAATTGCAGGAATTTGCAACCGAATCCGTCAGATTCTCTTCCCCATGGGCAGTGCTGTTATAACAGTGGATCGTCGCCCCATTCTGTGAAAATTCTCCGTTACATTCAAACGAATAATTGTTATAATCTGGATTCTGCCGCATAAAAGCAAGTGTTGTCACCAGCTTGAATGTCGACCCCGGTGTATACTGTCCAAGTGTAGCCCTGTTAAGAAGCGAACTGTTCTCGTCATTGTTCAATGCATCCCAGTTTTCCGAAACATTATTCGGATCAAAAGACGGCTTCGATACCATTGCCAGGATCTTCCCTGTACTTGGCTCCATCACGACAACTGCACCTTTATTATCTCCCAGTGCATTATATGCTGCATTCTGCAGGTTCGCATCCAGGGTTGTGACCACCGTATCTCCCGTATTCTTCTGGTCTTTAAATTCATTCGCCAGCTTTTCCAGGAAAAAGGCATTTGAAGTCAGAAGATTGAAATTCTGTGAGGATTCCAGTCCGGATTTTCCTTTTGCGGCATATCCGACAACATGTGCAAACACTTCTCCTTCCGGATATTCCCGTGTTTCCGATCCATCGTCATTTGTCACAGTCTGTGCAAGCACTTCTCCATTTTTATCTGTAATACTGCCGCGCAGCACACGATCCGCAAGAAGATCCTGTCGGATATTGTAAGTGCTGTTGACAACCTCCTTACTTTTTACCACATCAAAATAAACCAGATATCCCATCAGTACCAAAAACAGTGTTACAAAAATATAAGTAACTCTCGTCAGTTCTTTATTGGTCATCTGCTTCTCTTTTTTCTTACTGGCTCCGCTTCTTTCTGCCTGTGTTTCTTTCGGACGCCGCTGTCCGTTTTTTTGGCTGCTGCGTGCGGCCTTTTTCTTCGGTTCGCCATCCGTTCGTCTGCTGCGGCTTTTCCCTTCTGCCTTCTTCTTTTGGTCGTGATACCCGCTCTCGTCTGGCAGGCTCTCCAGCTGCTGATCCAGATCTGGAAGTTCGTCTTCTCTGTAATTTTTTCCTTTCAATGTCTTCTTCCTCGTCTTCTCTTAATACATACAGTCCCTGAATGATCGCAAACATAATGATCGTACTGAGGACGGAGGTTCCACCGTAACTTACCAGTGGAAGCGTCACTCCGGTAGACGGAATGAACTTGGTCACGCCTCCGATCGTCAAAAATGTCTGAAAAATATAACAGGTTCCAAGTCCCAGTGCCACCAGTTTATAAAAGCTGTCCCGAAGCTGCATCGCAATATTCAGAAACATCATATAAACACTGACACATACCAGGATCAGACAAAGTGCAAAAATCAGTCCCATTTCCTCCGCAATTGCTGAAAAAATAAAATCCGACTCTGCAACAGGTATCTGATCTGCCGCCCCTTGAAAAAGTCCCATTCCAAACCAGCTTCCTGTGCCGATCGCCATCAGGGATTGTGCCACCTGATAACCACCTTCATTGTAAACGGCAAATGGATCCTTCCATACCAGTACACGCACACGGACGTGGTTAAATAACTTATATGCCACAACTGATGCCCCACTTCCTGCAATCAGTCCGGCAATTACATAAAGTGGCTGTCTGCTTGCCACATAGAGCATCATCAGATATACAGCAAAGATGATCAGCGCCGCACCAAGGTCTTTTGACACAACCAGGATCAGCACATGCATTGCTGCCACTGCCGTTGTGATCACAATATTCTTAAATGAAGTATCATCCTTCAGACTCGCCGCAACGAAAAATACAAAAATGATCTTCACAAGCTCAGATGGCTGAAGGGTAAAACCTCCGATTGCAACATTCAGCATCGCTCCCCCAGTCACACGTCCTACAATGATAACGACCCCAAGCATTACAACACCTGCAATTGCATAGAATATTTTCCATTCTGACAGAGCTTTTACCTTCCGGATGATGACCGGGATCACAAGACTTATCGCTACGGATGCACTGACAATGATAAACTGCTTTACAGCAAGCGAATACGAAAGTCTGGTGATCATAATAAAGCCGATTGCCATCAGCATACACATATTATTTACAACCAGCCGCGACACTCGCGGGTAAATTTTTGTATACAACAAAATGACCGCCAGAAACAGTACCACCTGCATCCCGTAAAATCCGATCATTTTTGTTTCATTTGTCTGCAGATACATCACCAGAAATGCAATCATATGAAGCAGAAACATCAGCACATTCTGCTTTCTGAAAATACTTCTCTGTGTATACTCATCTGCGTAATTAAATACTGCAAAACATTCAAATGTATAGACCAGCATCAGGGCTATCATCAGATATTTTGACAGCTCTACAATTATATTGACCAAAATTCCACCTACTTTATTCCTCTTTTCCAGTGTCCCCTGGTGTACGTTCCCTCCGGAAGTTCTTTTCCTTCAAAATACGCACTTAAAATCTGTCTTACCTCCTGCTGCCTTTCAGTAGTAAACATCAGTCGGATCCGCCCAGGACCGATCTGATATACCTCTTCCATCCGGTCTCCCAGATATAATGGTACATAATTGTAAAGGATATTATAACAGTAATCACATTCATTTTTTACCACAAATGGATTACGATATCTGTCAGTTATTGTCGTCTGTCCGGATTTTTTCAGACATCCTCTGGTCGTTTTCTGAATACATCCTGCAGATATCATCATCGGAAGATAACCATATACGATCACTTCTCCATCCTTTACCCGGAGATCCTGGAGTTCTCTTTCTGTCAGTTCCACGG
The sequence above is drawn from the Coprococcus comes ATCC 27758 genome and encodes:
- a CDS encoding DUF2953 domain-containing protein → MILHIIGLILKIIGIILLVILGILLLVIGVLLFVPLRYELCAGFPGKLEDAEGNLKISWLLHLIAGRVEYRNGDVKWQGRIAWKKLGDVLEAEDKPVRKKEKKPDGGKKAGAENASERTAERNDAVDVKKPQTLPEKKAESGTYAKPEHADVKDEKSKTETQGNPDTKVKTFSEKKEENATLEKESESREKKDVHDEREPGKAHKTPRKRKKPVKAFGKMIRRISQKLRNFLEKIKCTWKNLCDKIKNIANKKDKILEFLEKENHKAAFTHGKKELVWVKRFLKPKKLRVKLHFGFEDPYHTGQVLALCGMLYAFVGENMDLEPDFEKRVLEGSVYVKGRLRTVHMAVFAAKMLLDKNIRSTYHDIREFKW
- a CDS encoding peptidoglycan D,D-transpeptidase FtsI family protein, which produces MGYLVYFDVVKSKEVVNSTYNIRQDLLADRVLRGSITDKNGEVLAQTVTNDDGSETREYPEGEVFAHVVGYAAKGKSGLESSQNFNLLTSNAFFLEKLANEFKDQKNTGDTVVTTLDANLQNAAYNALGDNKGAVVVMEPSTGKILAMVSKPSFDPNNVSENWDALNNDENSSLLNRATLGQYTPGSTFKLVTTLAFMRQNPDYNNYSFECNGEFSQNGATIHCYNSTAHGEENLTDSVANSCNSSFSNIGLQLDKAEWRKTAKQMLFNSKLPGDVKYNESSFRLKTDAGDADTMMTAIGQGETQVSPYHMAMIVSAIANGGKLMKPYLVDKITNYAGTTVKKYMPESYKELMTSSEAAQLTEYMKAVVDYGTGAALSGASYTVAGKTGTAEVSEDGNTVHSWFVGFSNVDNPELAISVCVEDADTATITGVSVAKQVLDSYYNN
- a CDS encoding FtsW/RodA/SpoVE family cell cycle protein, translated to MVNIIVELSKYLMIALMLVYTFECFAVFNYADEYTQRSIFRKQNVLMFLLHMIAFLVMYLQTNETKMIGFYGMQVVLFLAVILLYTKIYPRVSRLVVNNMCMLMAIGFIMITRLSYSLAVKQFIIVSASVAISLVIPVIIRKVKALSEWKIFYAIAGVVMLGVVIIVGRVTGGAMLNVAIGGFTLQPSELVKIIFVFFVAASLKDDTSFKNIVITTAVAAMHVLILVVSKDLGAALIIFAVYLMMLYVASRQPLYVIAGLIAGSGASVVAYKLFNHVRVRVLVWKDPFAVYNEGGYQVAQSLMAIGTGSWFGMGLFQGAADQIPVAESDFIFSAIAEEMGLIFALCLILVCVSVYMMFLNIAMQLRDSFYKLVALGLGTCYIFQTFLTIGGVTKFIPSTGVTLPLVSYGGTSVLSTIIMFAIIQGLYVLREDEEEDIERKKLQRRRTSRSGSAAGEPARRERVSRPKEEGRREKPQQTNGWRTEEKGRTQQPKKRTAASERNTGRKKRSQ